A stretch of Bacteroidales bacterium DNA encodes these proteins:
- a CDS encoding LytTR family DNA-binding domain-containing protein: protein MKAVIVEDEIIAAQNLQRLIQQVDNSIEIVAVLKSVEECIEWFTFQPMPDLVFMDIHLSDGSSFSIFSKTSIGCPIIFTTAYDQYALNAFEVNSIDYLLKPINKKDLERAITKYRNLSTSKNLDSEMLAELADMIKNKKSGYKSRFLIPYKDKFLTLDISEIAYIYSENKTARMVSMNDKAYQMNSSLDEVFKQLDPLLFFRANRQFIISRNVVKDIFSWFDGKLYITLSVPTPEKIIISRARVQDFKAWYTD from the coding sequence ATGAAGGCAGTAATTGTAGAAGATGAAATTATCGCAGCGCAAAACCTGCAAAGATTGATTCAACAGGTCGACAATAGTATTGAAATTGTAGCCGTACTTAAAAGTGTTGAAGAATGTATTGAATGGTTTACATTCCAGCCGATGCCCGATCTGGTATTTATGGATATTCACCTATCAGACGGTTCTTCGTTCTCTATTTTCAGTAAAACAAGTATCGGATGTCCCATTATTTTTACTACCGCTTATGACCAGTATGCGTTAAACGCTTTTGAGGTAAACAGCATTGATTACTTACTAAAACCCATCAATAAAAAAGATCTGGAAAGGGCAATCACGAAATACAGGAATCTGAGTACATCGAAAAATCTTGATAGTGAAATGCTGGCCGAACTTGCTGATATGATCAAAAACAAAAAGAGCGGCTATAAATCGCGTTTTCTGATACCCTATAAAGATAAATTCCTTACACTGGATATTTCTGAAATTGCTTATATTTATTCTGAGAATAAAACGGCACGTATGGTATCAATGAACGATAAAGCGTATCAGATGAACTCTTCTCTGGATGAAGTATTCAAGCAACTCGACCCTTTGCTTTTCTTCCGTGCCAACCGCCAGTTTATCATTTCCCGCAATGTGGTAAAAGATATTTTCAGTTGGTTCGACGGCAAATTATATATCACCCTGTCTGTCCCTACTCCTGAAAAAATAATCATCAGCCGTGCCCGCGTTCAGGATTTTAAAGCCTGGTACACCGATTAA